AGACTTTTAGTGAGTCCTGCATCATCTTTTCACATGCTTCTAATCCCCATTTAGACCTAGCGTTATCTGTTAAGTGAATAACCAATTTTGATTTATCAATTTGAATGGTTTTAGTGTAGGCCATTATTTCCAATCTCTTCATTCTGGGTGTAATATTCAGTTATTAGATTATATTACCAAGGCTAGATTATGTCACTAAGCGAAATGGAAAGATTAAAAGAGGTTGTGGCCAAATTAAGAGATCCTAAAGATGGATGTCCATGGGATTTGGAACAAACTCATAAGTCACTTCTTAAATATTTAATGGAAGAATCTTACGAATACATGCACGCCGTGGAAGATGGTGACTATAGAAAAATGGAAGACGAGTTAGGTGATGTTCTCCTACAAGTCGTGCTCCACTCTCAACTAGCTAGTGAAGAAGGAAAATTTAATCTTAATTCTGTTGCTAAAACTATTGCTGATAAAATGGTAAGACGCCATCCTCATGTCTTTACGAATAATAAGGCCCGCGATATTAAAGAAATCAAAGACAATTGGGAGGCCATCAAGAAAGCTGAGAAGGCCCAAGAAGAAAGTCTAAAGAAGTATGAAATATGCGATGAGCTTCTATCTTTTCCGGCCCTGACAAGCTCAGCAAAGATTGGAAAGAAGACAAGTAA
This sequence is a window from Halobacteriovorax vibrionivorans. Protein-coding genes within it:
- the mazG gene encoding nucleoside triphosphate pyrophosphohydrolase, with translation MSLSEMERLKEVVAKLRDPKDGCPWDLEQTHKSLLKYLMEESYEYMHAVEDGDYRKMEDELGDVLLQVVLHSQLASEEGKFNLNSVAKTIADKMVRRHPHVFTNNKARDIKEIKDNWEAIKKAEKAQEESLKKYEICDELLSFPALTSSAKIGKKTSKINFDWEEYSQVMYKVEEEWQELKEELTPGRDLNKARVQEEMGDLLFSVAQLARHLDLDPEMTLREANLKFKRRFNQLEDIARQEGIAIRESSQEELEGLWSRVKEIEKNK